In Leptospira koniambonensis, a single genomic region encodes these proteins:
- a CDS encoding helix-turn-helix domain-containing protein encodes MDLETAYLVFGIAFGWIWSLGILLSPASLGERTRASLIMFCSSFWLVGAATFLSGLVKTYPILYAIHIPFALGIAPILYIHFQITLLGLELSKKETLLHFLPILLSVILLLPFWLGGEEFRIHTLQEITQGKIYSSILVFLQITPKISILSYFLPLLWMYRSYLFRSEQDENEERARRMFLIFISLVCFVIFWGLTGSILRRIEFVKESIFSLPILLVIGFLLSQREPNWLGIVGKSLREVRYKKSRLKGMDESKIKDRLETLMKREKVYADEDLTLSQLAEELGLTNHQLSEFLNQRLSMKFSDYINSWRVEEAKVLLLEDVDRSILAISESVGFNSKSAFNEAFKKFADSTPSEFRKTAVLYKASLKF; translated from the coding sequence ATGGATTTAGAAACTGCTTATTTAGTTTTCGGAATCGCCTTCGGCTGGATCTGGTCTTTAGGAATTTTACTTTCTCCTGCTTCTTTGGGAGAAAGGACCAGAGCCTCCCTGATCATGTTTTGTTCTTCTTTTTGGCTTGTAGGAGCTGCAACATTCCTTTCTGGACTCGTCAAAACCTATCCTATCTTGTATGCGATCCATATTCCTTTTGCACTGGGAATTGCTCCTATTCTTTATATACACTTTCAGATCACTCTGTTAGGCCTAGAACTTTCTAAAAAAGAGACCCTTCTTCACTTTTTGCCAATTCTACTTTCCGTAATTTTACTCTTACCATTTTGGTTAGGCGGAGAAGAATTTAGGATCCACACATTACAAGAGATCACTCAAGGGAAAATTTATTCTAGCATACTAGTGTTCTTGCAGATCACTCCTAAAATTTCGATCCTTTCTTATTTTCTACCATTGCTTTGGATGTACAGAAGTTACTTATTCCGTTCGGAACAAGACGAGAATGAAGAAAGAGCTAGAAGAATGTTCCTGATCTTCATAAGTTTAGTTTGTTTTGTGATCTTCTGGGGACTCACCGGTTCTATTTTAAGAAGAATTGAATTCGTAAAAGAGAGTATATTCAGTCTTCCAATTTTGTTAGTGATCGGATTTTTACTTTCTCAAAGAGAACCAAATTGGCTTGGCATTGTTGGAAAAAGTTTAAGAGAAGTCCGATATAAAAAATCCAGATTGAAAGGAATGGATGAATCCAAGATCAAAGACCGATTAGAAACATTGATGAAAAGAGAGAAGGTTTATGCAGATGAGGATCTTACACTTTCTCAACTCGCAGAAGAATTGGGACTAACCAATCACCAACTTTCTGAATTTTTAAACCAACGTCTATCTATGAAATTTTCAGATTATATCAATTCATGGAGAGTAGAAGAAGCAAAGGTTTTACTTTTAGAAGATGTGGATCGTTCTATTTTAGCAATCTCAGAATCAGTTGGGTTCAATTCTAAATCCGCATTTAATGAAGCATTTAAGAAATTTGCGGATTCTACACCCAGCGAATTCAGAAAAACTGCAGTCTTATACAAGGCTTCGTTAAAATTTTAA
- a CDS encoding PaaI family thioesterase, giving the protein MANQKDLEDMQKEWEKFSKAAPGLKVPPPAFKELSGEFVSYVRKKEMVCSFYVEPRFSNPMGVFQGGFLAAAFDNTFGPLCYLAAGKPTTTLELSVSYIRMVKENQRITVQAKVVARGNQHIYLEGEAFDEEGKLLAKSTTQVLILRLPGGAA; this is encoded by the coding sequence TTGGCGAATCAAAAAGATTTAGAAGATATGCAGAAAGAATGGGAGAAGTTTTCTAAGGCCGCACCTGGCTTGAAGGTTCCTCCTCCTGCTTTCAAGGAACTGTCCGGTGAGTTTGTTTCTTATGTTAGGAAGAAGGAGATGGTCTGCAGTTTTTATGTAGAGCCTAGATTCTCCAACCCAATGGGGGTTTTCCAGGGCGGATTTTTAGCAGCAGCATTCGATAATACTTTCGGTCCATTATGTTATTTGGCGGCGGGAAAACCTACTACTACTTTAGAATTAAGCGTTAGTTATATTCGGATGGTAAAGGAAAACCAAAGAATTACCGTACAAGCAAAGGTAGTTGCTCGAGGTAACCAACATATTTACCTAGAAGGAGAAGCTTTCGATGAAGAAGGTAAACTTCTTGCAAAATCAACAACTCAAGTTTTGATCTTAAGACTCCCTGGCGGAGCCGCTTGA
- a CDS encoding AMP-dependent synthetase/ligase, translated as MKTLADLYQSSKNKYGERPAFLTKNSSGEFDSVSYSELYELGLQLGTALIELEFPYKGHAAVLADNRLEWIITDYAIVMAGGADVPRGTDVTDGDLNHILPHSGATIVFAENDSVLKKLYQNQSAIQNVHTIILIDKNAKGTGKELRFWDLVQRGKELRDKGNREMEKRISQIQEKDLFTLIYTAGTTGRPKGVPLTHKNIMSQINRIPIKLEAGERILSILPVWHSFERMFEMVCIHFGAGTYYSSVRTLKEDLKKVKPTFMASAPRLWESVYQGIYATVAKSSSVKQSLFHAALFFSSNIQSAKRWLGFRELDLTGRSAIVSSFVGIIKVLQYILNILPATLLDLIVLKKIRQATGGKLKGTVSGGGALPIHVDKFFNAIGIQVLEGYGLTETSPVISVRILDEAVMGTVGPLYKETSLRVVDPNTSKILWTTEEGGPKGYAVKGEIHVKGDQVMSGYYHDEENTRKVMQGDWFNTGDLGMMTYNDCLKIVGRTKETIVLLGGENVEPVPIENILSQSEFILQCMVIGQDQKYLSALIVPNPEFFPNYKPGVGFSTAEEEAKCAVKIQAVIKNAISATNGFKSFERVVDFRLLPKPFETGDELTAKLSVKRHVVTDKYSGLIRDIYSGKKEEVLR; from the coding sequence ATGAAAACTCTTGCCGATTTATATCAATCGTCCAAAAATAAATATGGGGAAAGACCTGCGTTTCTAACCAAAAATTCTTCGGGAGAATTTGATTCAGTGAGCTATTCTGAATTGTATGAGTTAGGATTACAACTCGGGACTGCACTTATAGAATTGGAATTTCCGTATAAGGGACATGCTGCCGTTCTTGCAGATAACCGATTGGAATGGATAATTACCGATTATGCAATCGTGATGGCGGGTGGGGCAGATGTTCCGAGAGGTACAGATGTGACCGATGGCGATCTAAACCATATTCTTCCCCATAGTGGTGCAACGATCGTATTCGCGGAAAACGATTCAGTATTAAAGAAACTCTACCAAAACCAAAGTGCTATTCAGAATGTACATACAATTATTCTAATAGATAAGAATGCTAAGGGAACCGGAAAGGAACTTAGATTCTGGGATCTGGTACAAAGAGGAAAAGAACTTAGAGATAAAGGCAACCGTGAGATGGAGAAGAGGATATCCCAAATCCAGGAAAAAGATCTTTTTACACTCATCTATACTGCCGGAACAACCGGTCGTCCTAAGGGAGTTCCTTTGACCCATAAGAATATCATGTCCCAGATCAATCGAATTCCGATCAAACTGGAAGCAGGAGAACGGATACTTTCTATCCTTCCTGTTTGGCATAGTTTTGAAAGAATGTTTGAGATGGTATGTATCCATTTCGGAGCAGGAACTTATTATTCTTCTGTAAGAACTCTGAAGGAAGATCTCAAAAAAGTTAAACCAACATTCATGGCTTCTGCACCTAGACTTTGGGAAAGTGTGTACCAAGGAATTTATGCTACAGTGGCAAAATCTTCTAGTGTAAAACAAAGCCTGTTTCATGCGGCTCTATTTTTCTCTTCGAATATTCAGTCTGCAAAACGTTGGCTTGGTTTTAGAGAATTGGATCTGACTGGAAGAAGTGCAATCGTTTCTTCATTCGTTGGGATAATCAAAGTTCTACAATATATTTTGAATATTCTTCCTGCGACACTACTAGATCTGATCGTTCTGAAAAAGATCCGCCAGGCTACTGGTGGAAAATTGAAAGGAACCGTTTCTGGTGGAGGAGCTCTTCCTATCCATGTGGATAAATTTTTTAATGCGATAGGTATCCAAGTTTTGGAAGGATACGGTCTTACTGAAACTTCTCCAGTGATCTCTGTTCGTATTTTGGATGAAGCAGTGATGGGAACTGTAGGTCCATTATATAAGGAAACTTCTCTCAGAGTTGTGGACCCAAATACTTCTAAAATTCTTTGGACTACAGAAGAAGGTGGACCTAAAGGATATGCAGTTAAGGGAGAGATCCATGTAAAAGGGGATCAGGTAATGTCAGGATATTATCACGACGAAGAGAATACTCGCAAAGTGATGCAGGGAGATTGGTTCAACACTGGAGACCTTGGAATGATGACTTATAATGATTGTTTAAAAATTGTAGGTAGAACAAAAGAAACAATCGTTCTATTAGGTGGAGAGAATGTGGAGCCTGTCCCTATAGAAAATATTCTAAGCCAGTCAGAATTCATACTACAATGTATGGTGATCGGTCAGGACCAAAAATATCTTTCTGCTTTGATTGTTCCGAATCCAGAATTCTTTCCGAATTACAAACCAGGAGTTGGTTTTAGTACAGCGGAAGAAGAAGCAAAATGTGCAGTCAAGATCCAAGCAGTGATTAAAAATGCAATTTCTGCAACGAATGGATTCAAATCATTCGAAAGGGTAGTGGACTTTAGATTATTGCCTAAACCATTCGAAACTGGAGACGAACTTACTGCAAAACTTTCAGTGAAACGCCATGTTGTGACTGATAAATATTCAGGACTGATCAGAGATATATATTCAGGTAAAAAAGAGGAAGTTCTGAGGTAA
- a CDS encoding NYN domain-containing protein: protein MHLVVDGFNLIYKIPELEEYMYSNRLRDARVGLLRILESYSAKLKSSKVHVFFDGKKEKGNETKEDLYGKIQVYFSLDRKADDLIKEYIKFAPRPADLYVVTSDQEILAFAKRLGTKPILSEEFVKKIESALAEKPTREEKNSGAKLSPGEILYWKELFKKGK, encoded by the coding sequence ATGCATTTAGTCGTAGACGGTTTCAACCTGATTTACAAAATTCCTGAATTGGAAGAGTATATGTATTCCAATCGTTTGAGGGATGCCAGAGTTGGCCTCTTGAGAATTTTGGAATCTTATTCTGCTAAGCTGAAAAGTTCTAAGGTCCATGTTTTCTTCGATGGTAAAAAAGAAAAAGGGAACGAAACCAAAGAAGATTTGTACGGAAAAATACAAGTTTATTTCAGTTTGGACAGAAAGGCGGACGATTTGATCAAAGAATATATCAAATTTGCGCCTAGACCTGCAGATCTATATGTAGTGACTTCCGATCAGGAAATTTTGGCTTTTGCAAAAAGACTGGGAACAAAACCTATACTATCCGAAGAGTTCGTAAAAAAAATAGAAAGCGCCTTAGCGGAAAAACCGACTCGGGAAGAAAAGAACTCAGGCGCAAAACTTTCTCCGGGAGAGATTCTCTACTGGAAGGAACTATTCAAGAAGGGAAAGTAA
- a CDS encoding glycerol-3-phosphate dehydrogenase/oxidase produces the protein MAKTKDAKTSSFPISSQVFDTLVIGGGITGATTLWDATLRGLKAVLVEKNDFASGTTQATSKLIHGGLRYLKNAEFGLVRESLRERRILAKISPHALKTLGFIIPVYSNSEKWITNIGLGMYDYFSYDRNKNISSDSWIPKYRFLSPEEVVMEAPSLPRNGLKGGFLYYDYQNMNPERHTCEFIFSAEKKGGTALNYTELVAISQQGEVYQAIVKDKRSGKTYPIFARTVVNAAGPWADFVESLAGVGMDKVLVRSKGIHIVTRALTVSKAVVLKKRDKTHMFVLPWRGKTIIGTTDTVFSDSPDKFKVTKSDIQGLLEEINVAFGYSDLTESDVDFYYGGMRPLVEDPGEKSDTYNASRKTEILDHREKGLPGFYTALGGKYTTSRHLAEKITDKLCEYLPGKFLPCETDQIPLSSGEFSDHSSLVKGLTKKYPKLSGEYLESLGSRYGSLAYEVLKYQKANDESITLNNGEKFNTAEIRYIASEEKVEKGTDFFFRRSGVGVPGSPSTESLHRIVEELGKTLGWNPARKKAETSEILSRYHF, from the coding sequence ATGGCCAAAACGAAAGACGCTAAAACTTCTTCTTTTCCGATTTCTTCCCAAGTTTTCGATACCTTAGTGATAGGGGGAGGGATCACTGGCGCTACTACTTTGTGGGATGCCACCTTACGCGGGTTAAAGGCGGTGTTAGTAGAGAAGAATGATTTTGCTTCTGGAACAACTCAGGCCACCTCTAAATTAATCCATGGAGGTTTGAGATATTTAAAAAATGCAGAATTTGGACTCGTTCGAGAATCATTAAGAGAAAGAAGAATTCTCGCAAAGATCAGTCCTCATGCTCTCAAAACTCTAGGCTTTATTATTCCAGTATATTCTAATTCTGAAAAGTGGATCACAAACATCGGTCTTGGAATGTATGATTATTTTTCATACGATAGAAATAAAAATATCAGTTCTGATTCCTGGATCCCTAAATATAGATTTTTATCACCCGAAGAAGTAGTGATGGAAGCTCCAAGTCTTCCTAGAAATGGGCTCAAAGGTGGATTTTTATATTACGACTACCAGAACATGAACCCTGAAAGACATACATGTGAGTTCATCTTCTCCGCCGAAAAAAAAGGAGGAACAGCTCTCAATTATACTGAGCTAGTTGCTATTTCTCAGCAAGGAGAAGTTTACCAAGCGATCGTAAAAGATAAAAGAAGTGGCAAAACGTATCCAATATTTGCAAGAACTGTAGTGAATGCTGCAGGTCCTTGGGCGGATTTTGTAGAATCTTTGGCTGGAGTCGGAATGGACAAAGTTTTAGTCCGATCCAAAGGAATTCATATTGTAACTAGAGCATTGACTGTTTCTAAAGCAGTGGTCTTAAAGAAAAGAGACAAGACCCATATGTTTGTTCTTCCTTGGAGAGGTAAAACAATCATAGGAACAACAGATACTGTATTTTCAGATTCTCCAGACAAATTTAAGGTTACAAAATCAGACATCCAAGGTCTATTAGAAGAAATTAATGTTGCATTTGGATATTCAGACCTAACTGAATCGGATGTGGATTTTTATTATGGAGGAATGAGACCTCTTGTAGAAGATCCGGGTGAAAAATCAGATACATACAATGCTTCTCGTAAAACCGAAATTTTAGATCATAGAGAAAAAGGACTTCCCGGATTTTATACTGCTCTAGGTGGAAAATACACAACCAGCAGGCATTTAGCGGAGAAGATCACAGACAAACTCTGCGAGTATCTACCTGGAAAATTTTTACCTTGTGAAACAGATCAGATCCCGCTTTCTTCCGGAGAATTTTCGGATCATTCTTCTTTAGTTAAAGGGCTTACTAAAAAATATCCAAAACTTTCTGGAGAATATCTGGAATCCTTAGGTTCTCGATATGGAAGTTTAGCTTATGAAGTTCTTAAATACCAAAAAGCAAACGACGAATCTATAACCTTAAATAATGGAGAAAAGTTTAATACTGCTGAGATCCGTTATATCGCTTCCGAAGAAAAGGTAGAAAAGGGAACAGATTTCTTCTTCCGTAGATCCGGTGTAGGGGTGCCTGGCTCTCCTTCTACTGAATCCTTACATAGAATTGTAGAAGAATTAGGGAAAACACTGGGTTGGAACCCTGCTCGTAAAAAGGCAGAAACTTCGGAGATACTTTCTCGTTACCATTTTTGA
- a CDS encoding TetR/AcrR family transcriptional regulator yields MPKIVNHEKYKAEILSKCVDILARRGYSAVSMREIATELDVSTGTLYHYFSTKEDIFKELVKFVLNKDIEELQVYSKGEDNQTIEKRVEALFTMVKDRETYFQNLLYIICDVSRLKNHEEEKQLIAEAMKEYVTIITKHLGITNPNLNRLLISIILGTVGQRIVDQESIKLDEVAEVVKDFMGVVLANTFTF; encoded by the coding sequence ATGCCCAAAATCGTAAATCACGAAAAATACAAAGCCGAGATTCTCTCCAAGTGTGTAGATATTTTGGCAAGGCGAGGGTATTCGGCTGTTTCTATGAGAGAAATCGCCACCGAATTGGATGTTTCCACCGGAACTCTTTACCACTACTTCTCCACTAAAGAAGATATATTTAAAGAACTTGTAAAGTTCGTACTCAATAAAGATATCGAAGAGTTACAAGTTTATTCAAAGGGAGAAGATAATCAAACCATCGAGAAAAGAGTAGAGGCACTTTTCACCATGGTAAAGGACAGAGAGACTTATTTCCAAAATCTACTCTATATCATCTGCGATGTTTCTAGATTAAAAAATCATGAAGAAGAGAAACAACTCATTGCAGAAGCTATGAAAGAATATGTAACTATCATCACAAAACATTTAGGAATTACTAACCCGAACTTAAATAGGCTTTTGATCAGTATTATTTTAGGAACTGTTGGCCAAAGGATAGTAGACCAAGAATCCATAAAACTGGATGAGGTGGCTGAAGTTGTGAAAGATTTTATGGGAGTGGTTCTAGCTAATACTTTTACTTTCTGA
- a CDS encoding DUF1574 domain-containing protein, which yields MKKNTFLFLPLFILLISLGLDRLFTLEFFQYYYSNTLSHLNFVSKEDLYSDLKEYLKKDPATRKKTLVFFGNSRALLLPTRELEKRHPDWMLYNFSVPGGSPDYFLYWIERFKSDGTRPDFVLLDQSLEIYNKTPVLALDEVLIYGLSPEFFIRHWSRYSREELSVFISKHLFHTYRDRPKLWRISERMEKSSALAKIYQAAVQKVLTILKEERGSTPKDLVKQKHTDEQLVQASETDFSSYLKPYTFHANMFEMQKDSIYILKEYNVPYATIWVKVARPYFNLYRNRKVETSEGLKTPIEVWKPIVEKFNQETGTAFWNMNEDPSYNCEEFADPGHMSPNCFPVFGDYIFRKLEETFPKTQTK from the coding sequence ATGAAAAAGAATACATTTTTATTTCTTCCTCTATTTATTCTTTTGATCTCTCTGGGATTGGATCGTTTATTCACCTTAGAGTTTTTTCAGTATTATTATTCAAATACATTATCTCATCTGAATTTTGTCAGCAAAGAGGATCTGTATTCCGATCTGAAAGAATATTTGAAGAAGGATCCAGCTACTCGTAAGAAAACATTAGTTTTCTTTGGAAATTCCAGGGCACTTTTACTTCCGACTAGAGAATTAGAAAAAAGACATCCGGATTGGATGCTTTATAATTTTTCAGTTCCAGGCGGTTCTCCAGATTATTTCTTATATTGGATAGAAAGATTCAAATCAGACGGCACAAGACCTGATTTTGTACTTTTGGACCAATCATTAGAGATTTATAATAAAACTCCTGTTCTCGCTTTGGACGAGGTCTTAATTTACGGACTTTCTCCGGAATTTTTTATTAGACATTGGTCAAGATATTCGAGAGAAGAATTATCTGTATTTATTTCTAAACATCTATTCCATACATATAGAGACAGGCCTAAACTTTGGAGAATTTCAGAAAGGATGGAAAAATCTTCTGCTTTAGCCAAGATTTATCAGGCAGCAGTGCAAAAGGTATTAACAATCCTAAAGGAAGAAAGAGGAAGTACACCTAAAGACCTAGTTAAGCAGAAGCATACAGATGAGCAGCTTGTTCAGGCTTCGGAAACTGATTTTTCTTCTTATTTGAAACCTTATACATTCCACGCGAATATGTTCGAAATGCAAAAGGACTCAATTTATATATTAAAAGAATATAATGTTCCTTACGCTACCATTTGGGTGAAAGTTGCTCGTCCGTATTTTAACTTATATCGAAATAGAAAGGTAGAAACTTCAGAAGGCCTTAAAACTCCAATAGAAGTTTGGAAACCTATCGTAGAGAAGTTTAATCAAGAAACTGGGACTGCTTTTTGGAATATGAATGAAGATCCAAGCTATAATTGTGAAGAATTTGCAGATCCAGGCCATATGTCCCCGAATTGTTTTCCTGTATTCGGAGATTATATCTTTAGAAAATTAGAAGAGACCTTTCCTAAAACTCAAACAAAGTAA
- a CDS encoding MBOAT family O-acyltransferase yields the protein MLYNSILFFVFFSIVYSIYWLLPERKRSDFLLISSGIFYIVASSTILSGVYFFLHFLIIVLFNYFAYFKIKTSAKPKAWMIFAVLLNAINLGFFKYFYFMNRILFDITQYPFFGEVPRILQITLPLAVSFYSFQMIAAAVDAYRKPEGELIGLKQYLGFVIFFPVLIVGPILRTKDYFVNIGHLSPDKDKIIRASYLMISGLIKKILIADPVAGVIAPVFGNPGQYDNISLVLAAFGYAIQVYCDFSGLTDMARAVGLYFGFELPENFNAPLFSPSGRELWQRWHMSLSFWLRDYIYFPLGGSKKGEWRTYLNLIITMTVGGVWHGADYTFIAWGFYWGVILAFERFLVGKFGWNDEDSKSKIINFLRIQFVFCLFSFSAIMFRANSATKMLQHVVGLVTNTQNYLSTSLQSLGFGWIENSISLVTGPSPFILESMKNIEKIGYSYLGFIVFHWIQSRKDLLLQWGRGKDWLLITCGVVTIFAISLFSEDSGACIYCQF from the coding sequence GTGCTCTACAATTCGATCTTATTTTTCGTTTTTTTCTCCATCGTTTATTCTATCTATTGGCTTCTTCCAGAAAGAAAAAGATCCGATTTTTTACTCATTTCCAGCGGGATCTTTTATATTGTAGCTTCTTCTACGATCTTAAGCGGGGTTTATTTCTTTCTCCATTTCTTAATTATCGTTTTATTCAATTATTTCGCTTACTTTAAGATCAAAACTTCTGCGAAGCCTAAGGCTTGGATGATATTCGCTGTTCTATTGAATGCAATCAATCTAGGATTCTTTAAGTATTTCTATTTTATGAATAGGATACTTTTTGATATTACACAATATCCTTTCTTTGGCGAAGTTCCTAGAATATTGCAGATTACTCTTCCTTTAGCAGTTAGTTTTTACAGCTTTCAGATGATCGCTGCAGCAGTAGACGCTTATAGAAAACCGGAAGGAGAGTTGATAGGCCTTAAACAATATCTTGGTTTTGTAATATTCTTTCCTGTGTTGATCGTAGGACCAATCTTAAGAACCAAGGATTATTTTGTAAATATAGGGCATTTGAGCCCGGACAAGGATAAGATCATAAGAGCTTCTTATCTGATGATCTCTGGTCTGATCAAAAAAATACTGATTGCGGATCCAGTAGCTGGAGTGATCGCTCCTGTTTTTGGAAATCCTGGTCAGTATGATAATATTTCTCTTGTTTTAGCTGCATTTGGATATGCGATCCAAGTATATTGCGATTTTTCGGGGCTCACTGATATGGCGAGAGCTGTCGGTCTATATTTCGGATTTGAACTTCCTGAAAATTTTAACGCACCTTTATTTTCTCCATCCGGAAGAGAGTTATGGCAGAGATGGCATATGAGTCTTTCTTTCTGGCTAAGAGATTATATTTATTTTCCTTTGGGCGGAAGTAAAAAAGGGGAATGGCGTACTTACCTAAATCTGATCATCACTATGACTGTGGGCGGGGTTTGGCATGGAGCCGATTATACATTTATTGCTTGGGGATTTTATTGGGGAGTCATACTTGCGTTCGAAAGATTTTTAGTAGGTAAGTTTGGCTGGAATGATGAAGATTCCAAAAGTAAAATTATTAATTTTTTAAGGATACAATTCGTATTCTGTTTATTCTCCTTCAGCGCGATTATGTTCAGAGCAAACTCTGCGACTAAAATGCTCCAGCATGTTGTGGGGCTTGTGACAAATACGCAAAATTATCTTTCTACATCTTTACAATCCCTAGGTTTTGGTTGGATAGAAAATTCAATTTCCTTGGTGACCGGACCTTCTCCATTTATTTTAGAATCTATGAAGAATATTGAAAAGATAGGATATTCTTATTTAGGATTTATTGTATTTCATTGGATACAATCCAGAAAGGATCTATTATTACAGTGGGGAAGAGGTAAAGATTGGTTACTTATTACCTGCGGTGTAGTTACGATATTCGCAATTTCTTTATTTTCGGAGGATTCCGGAGCTTGTATCTACTGCCAGTTCTAG
- a CDS encoding patatin-like phospholipase family protein, whose product MNPLFSLETKLKNGIRTAWQELGTKKEIALAIAGGGIKAFYGLGFAYTLRTWGLKIKEVSGVSAGAAMAISTLSETEEDSSNYFQELTKRNPKNFYWNRLLRISAPFPHHGIARRTVEYCLRFSKLISKSAKIRIHTVEIPKESLDKNKKGQPIQRILLTKAASIIRAYFKDETLRRKGEQPFEVLQKMKDWGWREKVFTEKDLTDPETITQIVMNSCSAFPVLPLQSFNGNYYLDGGLTNNLLLENFSSDLPKIGVFYEPTTLVGKSASVLSDTLLVSPGEPFIEQGFDYTKPNLVRHAFETGRKDAEEQKERILSHLDPNWKKHLHSFFEQIK is encoded by the coding sequence ATGAACCCGCTCTTTTCCTTAGAAACCAAATTAAAAAACGGTATCCGGACCGCATGGCAAGAACTAGGGACCAAAAAAGAAATCGCTCTTGCAATCGCTGGCGGGGGGATCAAAGCATTTTACGGACTGGGTTTTGCATATACACTAAGAACCTGGGGTTTAAAAATTAAAGAAGTTTCTGGAGTGAGTGCGGGAGCCGCGATGGCAATCAGCACCTTATCCGAAACAGAAGAAGACAGTTCGAATTATTTCCAAGAATTAACAAAACGAAATCCTAAAAACTTTTATTGGAATAGGCTCCTTAGGATTAGCGCCCCCTTCCCTCATCATGGTATCGCAAGAAGAACTGTTGAATATTGTCTCCGGTTTTCTAAGCTCATCTCCAAGTCCGCAAAAATCAGGATCCACACAGTAGAAATCCCAAAGGAAAGTTTAGATAAGAACAAAAAAGGCCAGCCTATACAAAGAATACTTCTTACAAAGGCAGCTTCTATCATCCGAGCATATTTTAAAGATGAGACTTTAAGAAGAAAGGGAGAACAACCTTTTGAGGTATTACAAAAAATGAAAGATTGGGGATGGAGAGAAAAAGTTTTTACGGAGAAGGACCTAACAGATCCTGAAACTATAACCCAGATCGTGATGAACTCTTGCTCTGCCTTCCCAGTTTTACCTCTCCAAAGTTTTAATGGTAATTATTATCTGGATGGGGGTTTAACTAATAACTTACTGCTCGAAAACTTCTCCTCTGACCTGCCTAAAATAGGAGTTTTTTATGAACCTACTACCTTAGTGGGAAAATCTGCCTCCGTCTTATCCGATACATTGCTTGTTTCTCCTGGGGAACCATTTATAGAGCAGGGGTTTGACTATACGAAACCAAACCTTGTAAGGCATGCGTTCGAGACAGGACGTAAGGATGCTGAAGAACAAAAGGAAAGGATCTTAAGTCATCTGGACCCAAACTGGAAAAAACACTTGCATTCTTTTTTCGAACAAATAAAATAA